The sequence TTTTATTCACTCATCTGTTGAATTTGTGGGAAATTTTAACTCAGCAAAGCTTGACAGACCTTAATGAAAGAGGGTACATGAAAGAGTTAGAGTAAGTGAATCTGATAATCTGGCTGTTTTTCAAAGGCTTTCCACCATTAACTAAGCAATCATCATAGGAGAGCCTCTTGAACATCATTGGGCTAATTATTCTTGCTGAGGCAAACCAACCACAATGGAGATGAATATTTGAAGGAGCACATCCACAAACACAAGTGTTGACTATTTGTACTATGAATTGTGGGATTCCAGGTGTTGTATCTCTGCTCTGAGATATGCTTATGTCTCTGCTTGTACAACTACCTGATTTAAGATCATAGAACAAAAAGTTAAAACACAATTATGaaaatggccaaaacaaaaagaACTTGTCATGATGTGTTTTACCCTGAACCAAAAGCTTTCTATGGTTTGAGTGGGCCTGCTCAAATTTCTTTGCTGTTGTCTGGTTGTTATCATCAAGAAATGAATGCAAAGAACTTTCTGTAAAAAGAAGACAAAAGGAAATTAAGATTATCAGAGAAGAAGTGAAAAGGAAAGGAAAggttaagaaagaaagaaagaaacctTCTAGTAATGACATTGTACTGCCAGAATGTGTCCCATGATTGCAGAATATAATCATAAGCATAATGAAGTAGAGAAAACACAGAAGAAGAGAATAGCTCATGATgggattcttttttttttggtcaagTTAGAAGGAGAAATTGTAAGGCATGGGGGATCTTTTGGTTTCTTATGTATAACTTGTTTGGCTCTTTCCTAGTTACTTGGtggattttttcttctttttttttttttggtagggTTGGGTGAACTCCCAACTGATTGTTTTATACAAGAATGGTTAATGTTCCCTCCACAAGACTAAGTAAGTACAAAATAAGACAGTTCAAAGAAAAGGTTTAGAAAAGAGGACCACATCAGCTAGGTAAGTTTCAATCTTGACAGTCTTCTTTTTTTATCTTGTTTCACTGTTTTGTTCCTTATTACTtatcaaaaaatttgaattgacaaaaaatcaaacaGTTGGCATTCAATATCAACACCCCAAATGTCTCAAAAGCTTTTCTTTTTCCATGACTAAATAAACAAATGGGTAAATTGGTAATTCAATTCAAGTCTATATATCTTTCCTCCTCTACCATTTTTACTATAAAAACATACAACTCTACACTTGACAATGAATCACATACATGAAAATGGAAACCAAACAAGAAAATTGTATGTACCCTTTTTAGCAGTATTGTTGAAAGTGGAAAATAATAAGATGTTGGTCAAAAAAGCATATACCTTTCacttcattttctttttccacACGCTCAACAGGTCAACTTCACCTCATTCTCTCATCTTAAACTCAATTTCCCATCTCTCTCTTACTACCCCATTGGTCAGAAAACCTTTTAGAACTCAACTTAGCCAATAAAAGAAACACCTTGTAGAGTATGAACAATATAAACTTCTATTTTGGCCCAAGCCTAATAGTAATAGTCTGTAATCTATACATACTCATCAATTTCATTCTCATACATGATGCACACCACATATCatatctatacatatatattatgtacatcATGTATCATCATCACCATAATAAATAAGATTGAATTTTCTTCACACTAGCTAGTAGCTATGTGGGTTCACACGTGTGATAAGATAGCTAGTACTGAAATTTTGAAAGGTGTCTCAAAaacactttctttttttttttctttgtttcatAAATTTGGAGGGAACAATGTCCAAGACAACAGAATAAAAGGTACCCACCCCAACCCAACATCtctatttctctctcttttcttttctttggtcTATTATTATTGATGGTCTTTAAGGAGCACCAGAAACGAAAAACAAAAGCTTAATTACACATAAATTGAAGCACCCACCACCACTAGACTAGAGTACAACCAACCAAAGCAGGCTTCaacttaacttattaattattatcttttaattCAGAAAATATACAaacattattactattatttattagttatattGTCTGCAATTAAATTAAGCATACATATATAGTACCAGTAGTGTCTAGCATCTTCTTATATGTTAATATCGCAATTGGTCCAATTAAGTATCTAATCtcgtataatttaatataataatttttaaagaatatcgCTAGCCAGTGACGGACCCAGAAATTTTTCTTTGTGGGggctttttattattaaaaaatatttatacatatattataattatttttactagatttatttaattttgtgggaacttttctactattttagtctataattatcaaattaaaaaaaaaattaactttttaaaatgtaatatttttgttagtgcATTAAAACAATTGGGTCTGTCCCTATCGTTAGCCAATCGCAACACATATCGAGAAAGTGCTAAGTACCACCGATACCTAATAGCAATGTTCTACTCTATATATCTAAGCTAAAAATGGCTGCAATGAATGCATTTAATGTTGTGCAATTTATAGCAATCTAAGAGTGTTTAGGGTTCTCAGCTAGTCTTTGTAGATAGGAGAGAGTCATGTGATGGAGTTTAAGTGTGCTGCAGAGACACATGTCATACATGGgattcttcttagtttcttggAATGTTTTAAAACTAGTGGTCTTCAAGATGGGAGTAGTTCTCTAAGGGCCCTCACCTCAAGAGGTCTCTTGGTCTTTTATTGTTTAaagattttctttaaaaaaatatattaatccaTAAGGCTTCCAAGAAAATTTTACTAGAAAAAccattcaaaaaaattatttcaatatgattttatttctcaaataaaatactaatttaaaattacgcatataattttataactttaatttaaaattattacatttaattatttaattttttttaatttaaatatttaaaaagtaaaaagtgaaataGGTTGAatgtatttctttaaaaaaaaaaaaaggctaaactcttttatttttttttataagaagttatttactcaaaaaaaatcaaaccagAATCAAAAAAC is a genomic window of Cannabis sativa cultivar Pink pepper isolate KNU-18-1 chromosome 9, ASM2916894v1, whole genome shotgun sequence containing:
- the LOC115723075 gene encoding protein TAPETUM DETERMINANT 1, which gives rise to MSYSLLLCFLYFIMLMIIFCNHGTHSGSTMSLLEESSLHSFLDDNNQTTAKKFEQAHSNHRKLLVQGSCTSRDISISQSRDTTPGIPQFIVQIVNTCVCGCAPSNIHLHCGWFASARIISPMMFKRLSYDDCLVNGGKPLKNSQIIRFTYSNSFMYPLSLRSVKLC